Proteins from a genomic interval of Streptococcus sp. D7B5:
- a CDS encoding DUF389 domain-containing protein, giving the protein MTGNYSTREYREKLYDDLHVRLRDIVILMCAIFIASIGLNMNSTAVIIGAMLISPLMTPIVGLGFGLAIFDTRLIKQSLEVLFTQVLVSLLVSTLYFWISPLSYASSELIARTSPTIWDVLIAIAGGIAGVIGSRKKEANNIVPGVAIATALMPPICTAGYGLANGNVRFLFGALYLFLINCVFIMLTNIVGTRILMRKSPLSSFKELNIKMKIGLTSLIVLLVLPASYSAVTLTMDQARKEGIKQFVGKEFANHTVINQVYKSRDNELVLTVVGDPISDEELETLHQKQVSYGIQSVQLKVNQVHNSTKLDSEMTKEFYENINKYIDQKLSEKDSQKDLVKENEADKD; this is encoded by the coding sequence ATGACCGGAAATTATTCAACACGTGAATACCGTGAGAAACTATATGATGATCTTCATGTTCGATTAAGAGATATAGTGATTTTGATGTGTGCGATTTTTATTGCCTCTATCGGTCTAAATATGAATTCAACAGCTGTCATTATTGGAGCCATGTTGATTTCCCCTCTTATGACACCGATTGTTGGACTGGGATTTGGTTTAGCTATTTTTGATACGCGTTTAATCAAGCAATCTCTAGAGGTTTTATTTACTCAAGTATTGGTCAGTTTGCTTGTCTCGACTCTGTATTTCTGGATTTCTCCCTTATCTTATGCAAGTAGCGAACTGATTGCACGAACCTCTCCGACCATTTGGGACGTTCTCATTGCTATTGCTGGTGGGATAGCAGGTGTAATTGGGTCAAGAAAAAAAGAAGCAAACAATATCGTACCAGGAGTAGCCATTGCAACAGCTCTGATGCCACCTATCTGTACTGCGGGCTATGGTTTAGCTAATGGAAATGTACGATTTTTATTTGGAGCTCTCTATCTTTTCTTAATTAACTGTGTCTTTATCATGCTAACCAATATTGTTGGAACAAGAATTTTGATGAGAAAATCTCCCTTAAGTTCATTTAAAGAGCTAAACATTAAAATGAAAATTGGCTTGACATCCTTGATTGTATTATTGGTTCTTCCAGCTAGCTATTCAGCAGTCACTCTGACGATGGATCAAGCGCGAAAAGAAGGGATTAAACAGTTTGTAGGAAAAGAGTTCGCCAACCATACGGTCATTAATCAAGTCTACAAGTCAAGGGACAATGAATTGGTCTTGACGGTTGTTGGAGATCCGATTTCAGACGAAGAATTAGAAACGCTCCATCAAAAACAAGTCTCTTACGGTATTCAATCTGTTCAATTAAAAGTCAATCAAGTCCATAATTCGACAAAATTAGATAGTGAGATGACCAAGGAATTTTATGAAAATATTAACAAGTATATCGATCAAAAACTCTCTGAAAAGGATTCACAAAAAGATCTCGTAAAAGAAAATGAGGCAGACAAGGATTGA
- the thrS gene encoding threonine--tRNA ligase, whose amino-acid sequence MIKITFPDGAVREFESGVTTFEIAQSISNSLAKKALAGKFNGKLIDTTRAITKDGAIEIVTPDHEDALPILRHSAAHLFAQAARRLFPDIHLGVGPAIEDGFYYDTDNQSGQISNEDLPRIEEEMQKIVKENFPSIREEVSKDEAREIFKNDPYKLELIEEHSEDEGGLTIYHQGEYVDLCRGPHVPSTGRIQIFHLLHVAGAYWRGNSDNAMMQRIYGTAWFDKKDLKNYLQMREEAKERDHRKLGKELDLFMISQEVGQGLPFWLPNGATIRRELERYIVDKELASGYQHVYTPPLASVELYKTSGHWDHYQEDMFPTMDMGDGEEFVLRPMNCPHHIQVFKHHVHSYRELPIRIAEIGMMHRYEKSGALTGLQRVREMSLNDGHLFVTPEQIQEEFQRALQLIIDVYEDFNLTEYRFRLSLRDPQDTHKYFDNDEMWENAQTMLRAALDEMGVDYFEAEGEAAFYGPKLDIQVKTALGKEETLSTIQLDFLLPERFDLKYIGADGEEHRPVMIHRGVISTMERFTAILIENYKGAFPTWLAPHQVTLIPVSNEKHVDYAWEVAKKLRDRGVRADVDERNEKMQFKIRASQTSKIPYQLIVGDKEMEDGTVNVRRYGQKETQTVPVDEFVAAILADIANKSRVEK is encoded by the coding sequence ATGATTAAGATTACTTTCCCAGATGGCGCTGTTCGTGAATTCGAATCTGGCGTTACTACTTTTGAAATTGCCCAATCTATCAGCAATTCCTTAGCTAAAAAAGCCTTGGCTGGTAAATTCAACGGCAAACTCATCGACACGACTCGTGCCATCACTAAAGATGGTGCCATCGAAATTGTGACACCTGATCACGAAGATGCTCTGCCAATCTTGCGCCACTCAGCTGCCCACTTGTTTGCCCAAGCAGCACGTCGCCTCTTCCCAGATATTCATTTGGGAGTCGGTCCAGCCATCGAAGATGGTTTCTACTATGATACGGACAATCAGTCTGGTCAAATCTCCAACGAAGACCTTCCTCGTATCGAAGAAGAAATGCAAAAAATCGTTAAAGAAAACTTCCCTTCTATTCGTGAGGAAGTATCGAAAGATGAAGCGCGTGAAATCTTTAAGAACGACCCTTACAAGTTGGAATTGATCGAAGAACACTCTGAGGACGAAGGCGGTTTGACCATCTACCATCAGGGTGAATACGTGGACCTTTGCCGTGGCCCACACGTTCCGTCAACAGGTCGCATCCAAATCTTCCACCTTCTTCATGTAGCAGGTGCTTACTGGCGTGGAAATAGCGACAACGCGATGATGCAACGTATCTACGGTACCGCTTGGTTTGACAAGAAAGACTTGAAGAACTACCTTCAAATGCGTGAAGAAGCTAAAGAACGTGACCACCGTAAACTTGGTAAAGAACTTGACCTCTTCATGATTTCACAAGAAGTTGGACAAGGACTTCCATTCTGGTTGCCAAACGGTGCGACGATCCGTCGTGAATTGGAACGCTACATCGTCGACAAAGAGTTAGCTTCTGGCTACCAACATGTTTACACTCCACCACTTGCTTCTGTTGAACTCTACAAGACTTCTGGTCACTGGGATCATTACCAAGAAGACATGTTCCCAACTATGGACATGGGTGACGGTGAAGAATTTGTCCTTCGTCCAATGAACTGCCCACACCACATCCAAGTTTTCAAACACCATGTTCACTCCTACCGTGAGTTACCAATCCGTATCGCTGAAATCGGTATGATGCACCGTTACGAAAAATCTGGTGCCCTCACAGGTCTTCAACGTGTGCGTGAAATGTCTCTAAACGACGGTCACCTCTTTGTCACTCCAGAACAAATCCAAGAAGAATTCCAACGTGCCCTTCAGTTGATTATCGATGTTTATGAAGACTTCAACTTGACTGAATACCGCTTCCGTCTCTCTCTTCGTGATCCTCAAGATACCCACAAGTACTTTGACAACGATGAGATGTGGGAAAATGCCCAAACCATGCTTCGTGCAGCACTTGATGAAATGGGTGTTGACTACTTTGAAGCTGAAGGTGAAGCAGCCTTCTACGGACCAAAATTGGATATCCAAGTTAAGACAGCCCTTGGAAAAGAAGAAACCCTTTCGACTATTCAGCTTGACTTCTTGCTTCCAGAACGTTTCGACCTCAAATACATCGGAGCTGACGGGGAAGAACACCGTCCAGTTATGATTCACCGTGGTGTAATCTCAACTATGGAACGCTTTACAGCTATCTTGATTGAGAACTACAAGGGTGCCTTCCCAACATGGCTTGCACCACACCAAGTAACCCTTATCCCAGTTTCTAACGAAAAACACGTGGACTACGCATGGGAAGTGGCTAAGAAGCTCCGTGACCGTGGTGTCCGTGCAGACGTAGATGAGCGCAATGAAAAAATGCAGTTCAAGATTCGTGCTTCACAAACCAGCAAGATTCCTTACCAATTGATCGTTGGGGATAAGGAAATGGAAGACGGAACTGTCAATGTTCGTCGCTACGGACAAAAAGAAACACAAACTGTCCCAGTAGATGAGTTTGTAGCAGCAATCCTTGCTGATATCGCCAACAAATCTCGTGTTGAGAAATAA
- a CDS encoding AAA family ATPase — translation MLYMIGGSPCSGKSTIASLLARQYQLLYIKLDDLVEEMMSQASADSQPICLLRKDRNPEQIWMRKPEEMADEEWCFYEEIFPYVKSYLIKNQNRPLLVEGAGLLPHLVKELECQASSYLCLTPTADFQKKHYIQREWVPYVLEGTTNPEQAFENWMQRDILFAQMVRKEAVRLGYPSLVTDGSQSENQTAEEVARLLKLSNKNRINI, via the coding sequence ATGCTGTATATGATTGGCGGATCGCCTTGTAGTGGAAAGTCAACAATTGCCTCACTTCTTGCTAGACAGTATCAACTACTTTATATCAAACTGGATGATTTGGTAGAAGAGATGATGAGTCAAGCAAGTGCAGACTCACAGCCAATTTGCCTTCTTAGGAAGGATAGAAATCCAGAACAAATCTGGATGAGAAAGCCAGAAGAGATGGCAGATGAAGAATGGTGCTTTTATGAAGAGATTTTTCCATATGTAAAATCTTACTTGATAAAAAATCAAAACAGACCTCTCTTGGTGGAGGGAGCAGGACTTTTGCCTCACTTGGTAAAGGAGCTTGAATGTCAAGCATCATCCTATCTATGCTTGACTCCGACAGCTGATTTTCAAAAAAAGCATTATATACAGAGAGAATGGGTTCCTTATGTCTTAGAGGGTACAACCAACCCCGAGCAAGCTTTTGAAAACTGGATGCAACGAGACATTCTTTTTGCTCAAATGGTTCGTAAGGAAGCGGTGAGATTAGGCTATCCTAGCCTCGTAACAGATGGTAGTCAATCAGAGAATCAGACTGCGGAAGAAGTTGCTCGGCTCTTAAAATTGTCCAACAAAAATAGAATAAATATTTAA
- a CDS encoding metallophosphoesterase family protein, whose product MTKIAVLSDIHGNTTALEAVLADAKAAEVDQYWLLGDILMPGTGRRRILDLLASLPITVRVLGNWENSLWLGLHRKLDPTKASHRYLLRQSQYILEEVSPEEIEDLNNQPMQVHRQFGDLMVGVTHHLPDKNWGRELIHTGKQEDFDRLVTNPHASIAVYGHIHQQLLRYGSDGQLILNPGSIGQPFFLDANLRKDLRAQYMILEFDEAGLSDVDFRRVDYDVEAELQLAKDLKLPYFQVYYESLVNGIHHTHNHELLGQISEQEGYDQDVELWMERDKKDWF is encoded by the coding sequence ATGACCAAAATAGCAGTTCTTTCAGACATACATGGAAATACGACAGCTTTGGAAGCTGTACTGGCTGATGCTAAAGCGGCAGAGGTAGACCAATACTGGCTTTTAGGAGATATTCTGATGCCAGGGACAGGACGTAGAAGGATCTTGGACCTCTTAGCTAGCTTGCCTATTACAGTAAGAGTTCTGGGAAATTGGGAGAATAGTCTCTGGCTAGGTCTGCATCGCAAGTTAGACCCTACAAAAGCGAGTCATCGTTATCTCCTGCGCCAAAGTCAGTACATCTTAGAGGAGGTCAGCCCTGAAGAAATCGAAGACCTCAATAATCAACCTATGCAAGTTCATCGTCAGTTTGGTGATTTGATGGTGGGAGTCACTCACCATCTCCCCGATAAAAACTGGGGTAGAGAGTTGATTCATACGGGAAAACAAGAAGATTTTGATAGATTGGTCACGAATCCACACGCCTCTATCGCAGTATATGGTCATATCCACCAACAGTTGCTTCGTTACGGAAGTGATGGACAGTTGATTCTTAATCCAGGTTCCATTGGACAACCTTTCTTTCTAGATGCGAATCTGCGTAAGGACCTGCGGGCCCAGTATATGATCTTAGAGTTTGATGAGGCAGGTTTGTCTGATGTTGATTTTCGTCGAGTGGATTATGATGTAGAAGCTGAATTGCAGTTGGCTAAAGATTTGAAGCTCCCCTATTTTCAGGTCTACTATGAAAGTTTGGTAAATGGGATTCACCATACTCATAATCACGAACTGTTAGGTCAGATTAGTGAACAAGAAGGTTATGACCAGGATGTTGAACTCTGGATGGAAAGAGACAAGAAAGATTGGTTTTAA
- a CDS encoding Rrf2 family transcriptional regulator, giving the protein MQISSRFTIATHMMIIIAMQDTDSKVTSDFLAASVGVNPVIIRKTLSQLKKAGLISVARGTGGTEIIKDLQDISLFDVYQAVECLGKSGKLFSFHDNPNPNCPVGANIHKVLDQKLLDIQVAMENQLRQMSLAQVVADAEARIAK; this is encoded by the coding sequence ATGCAAATTTCAAGCCGATTTACAATTGCGACTCATATGATGATTATTATTGCAATGCAGGATACAGACAGCAAGGTAACCAGTGATTTTCTTGCGGCTAGTGTCGGAGTTAATCCAGTCATTATCCGTAAGACTTTGTCGCAACTCAAAAAAGCAGGATTGATTTCAGTTGCGCGTGGGACGGGCGGTACCGAGATTATAAAGGACCTCCAAGATATTAGCCTTTTTGATGTGTATCAGGCTGTCGAATGTCTAGGAAAATCTGGCAAACTCTTTAGTTTCCATGACAATCCCAATCCTAACTGTCCAGTAGGGGCTAATATTCATAAGGTCTTGGATCAGAAATTGCTGGATATCCAAGTAGCTATGGAAAATCAACTTCGTCAGATGAGTCTGGCTCAGGTTGTGGCAGATGCAGAAGCAAGAATAGCAAAATAA
- a CDS encoding YdcF family protein, with protein MYFITGFFVLLFLVSFLRDNRSLWNPALLLLSLLFSYMSIANLFYEAGQKEVHMVFFAGIFLLLPLLVFLSGFFLIYNGFVLLKKEGKSKANYLSLGLGCVILFFFVIMAIRVSDTKGLFYTNHLVNIIFFFLIYSYLIFGFAFAGFLLYSILYLFIPKKKYYDFIIIHGAGLLNGEKVTPLLKSRIDKAVEAYHQSLNPNVKIIASGGQGGDEKISEAQAICNYLLEETDVPREAILLEEDSTTTYENLLFSKEMGEKLVASPRFLFVTNDYHVFRTSTYARRIGMKGDGLGCRTAAYYIPSAFIREYIALCVKMRWLFIAFYVLLILALIFSYRGILW; from the coding sequence ATGTACTTTATCACAGGATTTTTTGTCCTACTTTTTCTCGTTTCGTTTTTAAGGGACAATCGTAGTCTCTGGAATCCAGCTCTCTTGCTTTTGTCTCTGCTTTTTTCTTATATGTCTATTGCCAATCTTTTTTACGAAGCTGGGCAGAAAGAAGTGCACATGGTTTTCTTTGCAGGGATTTTTCTCCTGCTGCCTCTTTTAGTTTTTCTAAGTGGTTTTTTCCTTATTTATAATGGATTTGTGTTATTGAAAAAAGAAGGAAAATCCAAGGCAAATTATTTGTCTCTAGGATTAGGCTGCGTGATTCTATTCTTTTTTGTGATCATGGCGATTCGAGTGAGCGATACCAAGGGCTTGTTTTACACCAATCATCTAGTGAATATTATCTTTTTCTTTTTGATTTATTCGTATTTGATTTTTGGTTTTGCCTTTGCAGGATTTCTGCTTTATTCCATTCTGTATCTTTTCATTCCTAAGAAAAAATATTATGATTTTATCATCATTCACGGAGCAGGCTTGTTGAATGGAGAAAAAGTCACTCCCTTACTGAAGAGTCGCATTGACAAGGCAGTAGAAGCTTATCACCAGTCTCTCAATCCCAATGTTAAAATCATCGCAAGTGGTGGTCAAGGTGGGGATGAGAAGATTTCCGAGGCTCAGGCAATTTGTAATTATTTGCTGGAAGAGACGGATGTTCCGAGAGAAGCGATTCTCCTAGAGGAAGACTCAACGACGACCTATGAGAATCTTCTCTTCTCAAAAGAAATGGGAGAGAAGCTGGTGGCCAGTCCACGTTTTCTCTTTGTGACCAATGATTACCATGTTTTTCGTACCAGTACCTATGCTCGCCGTATTGGGATGAAGGGAGATGGTCTTGGTTGCCGTACAGCCGCCTACTATATCCCATCAGCCTTTATTAGAGAATATATTGCTCTATGTGTGAAGATGAGATGGCTTTTTATCGCTTTCTATGTTTTGTTGATTTTAGCTCTGATTTTCTCTTATAGAGGTATTTTATGGTAA
- a CDS encoding amino acid ABC transporter permease, whose translation MESILEVLTPDNLVFIFKGFGLTLYISLIAIVLSTLIGTVLAVMRNGKNPVLRIISSIYIEFVRNVPNLLWIFTIFLVFKMKSTPAGITAFTLFTSAALAEIIRGGLNAVDKGQYEAGMSQGFTSAQILYYIILPQAIRKMLPAIISQFVTVIKDTSLLYSVIALQELFGASQILMGRYFEPEQVFSLYILIALIYFIFNFAISSLSHKLAKRWQQAAE comes from the coding sequence ATGGAATCTATTTTAGAAGTTTTGACCCCAGATAACCTAGTCTTTATCTTTAAAGGATTTGGCTTAACCCTCTACATTTCTCTGATTGCCATTGTCCTCTCTACCCTGATCGGGACGGTACTTGCGGTTATGAGAAATGGAAAAAATCCTGTTTTACGGATCATCTCCAGCATTTATATCGAGTTTGTACGTAACGTTCCCAACCTTCTCTGGATTTTCACCATCTTTTTGGTTTTCAAGATGAAGTCGACACCAGCTGGCATTACCGCCTTTACCCTCTTTACCTCAGCAGCCTTGGCTGAGATTATCCGAGGTGGCCTCAATGCCGTGGACAAGGGCCAGTACGAAGCAGGAATGTCGCAAGGATTCACTTCAGCCCAAATCCTCTACTACATCATTCTCCCACAAGCAATCCGTAAAATGCTGCCAGCCATCATTTCTCAGTTTGTAACTGTAATTAAGGATACCAGCCTTCTCTACTCTGTTATCGCCCTACAAGAACTCTTTGGCGCTAGCCAAATTCTCATGGGACGCTATTTCGAACCAGAGCAGGTCTTCAGTCTGTATATCCTGATTGCCTTGATTTACTTTATCTTTAACTTTGCTATTTCTAGCTTGTCTCATAAGCTAGCAAAACGTTGGCAACAAGCTGCAGAATAA
- a CDS encoding amino acid ABC transporter permease → MTDLSSWTAYFQDFGQFFNGFLFTLALAVGSFILAMVLGIFFGAMSTSKRPFLRVLARIFVEFYQNTPLLVQFVIVFYGLPLISDHTIMIPIYWTAVLCVGLYHGAYIAEVIRSGIQSIPSGQMEAALSQGFTYISAMRLIILPQAFRIILPPLTNQIVNLIKNTSTVAIISGVDLMFVTKSWSALNGNYIPAFLGAALLYFALCFPVAQFGRKMEQANKKAYSL, encoded by the coding sequence ATGACAGATTTATCATCTTGGACAGCCTATTTTCAGGATTTTGGACAATTTTTCAATGGTTTCCTCTTTACCCTTGCCCTAGCGGTTGGTTCCTTTATCCTCGCCATGGTTTTGGGCATCTTCTTTGGGGCCATGTCAACTAGCAAACGCCCATTCTTGCGTGTTTTGGCTCGTATCTTTGTCGAATTTTATCAAAATACTCCCCTCTTGGTGCAGTTTGTCATCGTCTTCTATGGTTTGCCTCTTATCAGTGACCATACCATCATGATTCCCATTTATTGGACAGCTGTACTTTGTGTGGGACTCTATCACGGTGCCTATATTGCGGAGGTTATTCGTTCAGGGATTCAGTCTATTCCTAGTGGTCAGATGGAGGCCGCCTTGTCGCAAGGTTTTACCTATATCAGTGCCATGCGCTTGATTATCTTGCCTCAGGCCTTCCGTATCATTCTCCCACCTTTGACCAACCAAATCGTTAACCTCATCAAGAACACCTCTACCGTAGCTATCATCTCTGGAGTAGACTTGATGTTTGTGACTAAGTCTTGGTCGGCTCTCAACGGAAACTATATCCCAGCCTTTTTAGGTGCTGCTCTTCTCTACTTTGCCCTATGCTTCCCTGTTGCCCAGTTTGGTCGCAAGATGGAGCAAGCCAACAAAAAAGCCTATTCACTTTAG
- a CDS encoding transporter substrate-binding domain-containing protein gives MKKKFFLSALLISLFSLAAAKPVQADTSVADIQKRGELVVGVKQDVPNFGYKDPKTGTYSGIETDLAKMIADELKVKIRYVPVTAQTRGPLLDNEQVDMDIATFTITDERKKLYNFTSPYYTDASGFLVNKSANIKSIEDLNGKTIGVAQGSITQRLITELGKKKGLTFKFVELGSYPELITSLHAHRIDAFSVDRSILSGYISKRTELLDDSFKPSDYGIVTKKSNTELNDYLDSLVTKWSKDGSLQKLYDRYKLKPSSHTAD, from the coding sequence ATGAAAAAGAAATTCTTTTTATCCGCATTATTGATTAGCCTTTTCAGCCTTGCTGCTGCCAAACCAGTCCAGGCTGATACCAGTGTCGCAGACATTCAAAAAAGAGGCGAACTAGTTGTCGGTGTCAAACAAGACGTTCCCAATTTTGGCTACAAGGACCCCAAGACCGGTACTTATTCTGGTATCGAAACGGACTTGGCCAAGATGATTGCGGATGAACTCAAGGTCAAGATTCGCTACGTTCCTGTTACCGCTCAAACCCGCGGTCCACTACTAGACAATGAACAGGTCGACATGGATATCGCAACCTTCACCATCACAGATGAACGTAAAAAATTATACAATTTCACCAGTCCCTACTACACGGATGCTTCTGGTTTTTTGGTCAATAAATCCGCCAATATCAAAAGCATTGAGGACCTAAACGGTAAAACGATCGGAGTTGCCCAAGGCTCCATCACCCAGCGCTTGATTACTGAACTGGGTAAAAAGAAAGGTCTAACCTTTAAATTCGTCGAACTTGGTTCCTACCCAGAATTGATTACTTCCCTTCACGCTCACCGTATTGACGCCTTTTCCGTGGACCGCTCTATCCTCTCTGGCTACATCAGCAAACGGACAGAACTACTAGATGATAGTTTCAAGCCATCTGACTACGGTATCGTCACCAAAAAATCAAATACCGAGCTAAACGACTATCTTGATAGCTTGGTCACTAAATGGAGCAAGGATGGTAGTTTGCAGAAACTCTATGACCGTTACAAACTCAAACCATCTAGCCATACCGCAGATTAA
- a CDS encoding amino acid ABC transporter ATP-binding protein, with translation MALVEFKNVEKYYGDYHALRDINLRFEKGQVVVLLGPSGSGKSTLIRTINGLEAVDKGSLLVNGHQVAGASQKDLVPLRKEVGMVFQHFNLYPHKTVLENVTLAPIKVLGIDKKEAEKTAQKYLEFVNMWDKKDSYPAMLSGGQKQRIAIARGLAMHPELLLFDEPTSALDPETIGDVLAVMQKLAHDGMNMIIVTHEMGFAREVADRIIFMADGEVLVDTTDVDDFFDNPSEPRAQQFLSKIINHESDKVK, from the coding sequence ATGGCTTTAGTAGAATTTAAAAACGTCGAAAAATATTACGGAGACTATCACGCACTCCGCGACATCAATCTCCGTTTTGAAAAAGGACAAGTTGTTGTCCTGCTTGGACCTTCTGGTTCTGGGAAGTCCACTCTTATCCGTACGATCAATGGTTTAGAGGCTGTTGACAAAGGAAGTCTCCTAGTCAATGGACACCAAGTAGCAGGTGCTAGCCAGAAAGATTTAGTTCCTCTTCGTAAGGAAGTCGGCATGGTTTTTCAACATTTTAACCTTTATCCACACAAAACAGTGTTAGAAAATGTAACACTCGCACCCATAAAAGTTCTAGGAATTGATAAAAAAGAAGCTGAAAAAACAGCCCAAAAATATCTGGAATTTGTAAACATGTGGGACAAGAAAGATTCCTATCCGGCCATGCTATCTGGTGGACAAAAACAGCGGATTGCCATTGCTCGTGGTCTTGCCATGCATCCGGAACTCCTCCTCTTTGATGAGCCAACATCTGCTCTTGATCCTGAGACTATCGGAGATGTTCTAGCCGTTATGCAAAAACTGGCGCATGATGGGATGAACATGATCATCGTTACCCACGAAATGGGCTTTGCTCGAGAGGTTGCGGACCGCATCATCTTTATGGCAGACGGAGAAGTTTTGGTGGATACGACAGATGTCGATGACTTTTTTGACAACCCAAGCGAACCTCGTGCCCAACAATTCCTCAGCAAAATTATCAACCACGAAAGTGACAAAGTCAAATAA